The Periplaneta americana isolate PAMFEO1 chromosome 2, P.americana_PAMFEO1_priV1, whole genome shotgun sequence genome has a window encoding:
- the LOC138692207 gene encoding zinc finger SWIM domain-containing protein 7-like isoform X1, translating into MSINSKNEVNEKGGGVKEKGFALHVLPSVVNDLLKEVTQIYQQNKDLTDETLLALHSMFGSPLEKALELLETNCVVYLRSPQGRYVIQVTSSSGIPYTLFPGVNYCSCPAYHYQVIGTQTFLTCKHVLAARLAEIMHKGRDLSVSSDELTRVLCAAANLDGDAADSNSFVT; encoded by the exons ATGTCGATAAACAGTAAGAATGAGGTTAATGAAAAGGGTGGTGGAGTAAAAGAGAAAG gATTCGCATTGCATGTCTTGCCGTCAGTTGTGAATGATCTGCTCAAGGAAGTGACACAGATATACCAGCAAAACAAAGATT TGACAGACGAGACACTACTGGCACTTCATTCCATGTTTGGCAGTCCTTTGGAGAAAGCTTTGGAACTCCTTGAAACAAATTGTGTGGTTTATCTGCGGTCTCCTCAGGGACGATATGTTATACAG GTGACAAGCAGTTCCGGGATACCTTACACCTTGTTTCCAGGAGTTAACTACTGCTCCTGTCCTGCATACCACTACCAGGTGATCGGCACACAGACTTTCCTCACGTGTAAGCATGTCCTAGCAGCACGTTTAGCCGAGATAATGCACAAGGGACGAGATCTGTCTGTGAGCTCTGATGAATTGACAAGAGTCCTTTGTGCTGCTGCCAACCTGGATGGAGATGCAGCGGATTCCAACAGCTTTGTGACCTAG
- the LOC138692207 gene encoding zinc finger SWIM domain-containing protein 7-like isoform X4, producing MSINSKNEVNEKGGGVKEKGFALHVLPSVVNDLLKEVTQIYQQNKDLTDETLLALHSMFGSPLEKALELLETNCVVYLRSPQGRYVIQVTSSSGIPYTLFPGVNYCSCPAYHYQIWRYPMAIQIP from the exons ATGTCGATAAACAGTAAGAATGAGGTTAATGAAAAGGGTGGTGGAGTAAAAGAGAAAG gATTCGCATTGCATGTCTTGCCGTCAGTTGTGAATGATCTGCTCAAGGAAGTGACACAGATATACCAGCAAAACAAAGATT TGACAGACGAGACACTACTGGCACTTCATTCCATGTTTGGCAGTCCTTTGGAGAAAGCTTTGGAACTCCTTGAAACAAATTGTGTGGTTTATCTGCGGTCTCCTCAGGGACGATATGTTATACAG GTGACAAGCAGTTCCGGGATACCTTACACCTTGTTTCCAGGAGTTAACTACTGCTCCTGTCCTGCATACCACTACCAG
- the LOC138692207 gene encoding zinc finger SWIM domain-containing protein 7-like isoform X3: MSINSKNEVNEKGGGVKEKGFALHVLPSVVNDLLKEVTQIYQQNKDLTDETLLALHSMFGSPLEKALELLETNCVVYLRSPQGRYVIQVTSSSGIPYTLFPGVNYCSCPAYHYQVIGTQTFLTYLAISNGYPDPLI; this comes from the exons ATGTCGATAAACAGTAAGAATGAGGTTAATGAAAAGGGTGGTGGAGTAAAAGAGAAAG gATTCGCATTGCATGTCTTGCCGTCAGTTGTGAATGATCTGCTCAAGGAAGTGACACAGATATACCAGCAAAACAAAGATT TGACAGACGAGACACTACTGGCACTTCATTCCATGTTTGGCAGTCCTTTGGAGAAAGCTTTGGAACTCCTTGAAACAAATTGTGTGGTTTATCTGCGGTCTCCTCAGGGACGATATGTTATACAG GTGACAAGCAGTTCCGGGATACCTTACACCTTGTTTCCAGGAGTTAACTACTGCTCCTGTCCTGCATACCACTACCAGGTGATCGGCACACAGACTTTCCTCACGT
- the LOC138692207 gene encoding zinc finger SWIM domain-containing protein 7-like isoform X2 — translation MSINSKNEVNEKGGGVKEKVTDETLLALHSMFGSPLEKALELLETNCVVYLRSPQGRYVIQVTSSSGIPYTLFPGVNYCSCPAYHYQVIGTQTFLTCKHVLAARLAEIMHKGRDLSVSSDELTRVLCAAANLDGDAADSNSFVT, via the exons ATGTCGATAAACAGTAAGAATGAGGTTAATGAAAAGGGTGGTGGAGTAAAAGAGAAAG TGACAGACGAGACACTACTGGCACTTCATTCCATGTTTGGCAGTCCTTTGGAGAAAGCTTTGGAACTCCTTGAAACAAATTGTGTGGTTTATCTGCGGTCTCCTCAGGGACGATATGTTATACAG GTGACAAGCAGTTCCGGGATACCTTACACCTTGTTTCCAGGAGTTAACTACTGCTCCTGTCCTGCATACCACTACCAGGTGATCGGCACACAGACTTTCCTCACGTGTAAGCATGTCCTAGCAGCACGTTTAGCCGAGATAATGCACAAGGGACGAGATCTGTCTGTGAGCTCTGATGAATTGACAAGAGTCCTTTGTGCTGCTGCCAACCTGGATGGAGATGCAGCGGATTCCAACAGCTTTGTGACCTAG